In the Helianthus annuus cultivar XRQ/B chromosome 11, HanXRQr2.0-SUNRISE, whole genome shotgun sequence genome, one interval contains:
- the LOC110888572 gene encoding uncharacterized protein LOC110888572 encodes MGGKVDSKINRGNAPYVYRISGENYHTLGSLLPKEGGEPKFAQLYIYDTDNEVCNRKTVFSNSNKPASANSDLLDTELIEYLKVILDSNNQLVKTYRRVRDRFVDNPHVDLKLRLKANRSKDGRTYNLPTSSEVVALIVGNIEEALDNDDVVVESKKDGLQRISELHPSYLALQYPLLFPFSEDGYRVDILHREGRASTKKKETKCTMREYFAYHVQDRVNHFSLILNARRLLQQFLVDVYTMIESERLLFIRLQQKNLRSETYDNLKKLGQNGNTDMSNVGTRVLLPSSFTGVSRYMRENYYDAMAICKWFGYPDFFITITCNPKWSEIKRFLKDTKINHEDRPDILCRLFKIKLDAIMKDLREKSLFGNASAVVYTIEFQKRGLPHAHIFLFLNDESKLHSVEHVDKFISAEIPDKNLEPDLYTLVSEYMIHEPCGVAKPNCPCMVDGNCSKKFPKKFCDKTSLDSNGYPVYRRADSGFFVEKSGIQLDNRSMVPYSKTLLRRYQAHINVEWCNQAASIKYLFKYINKGPDRAEFGFVPNADEGQLEDGKDEIKEYYDCRYLSACEASWRIFAFDIHYCYPSVIRLPFHLPDKQNDVYGPDEELDSVLQKPSVSSTMFLGWMEKNEKRSVGAHPYLR; translated from the exons ATGGGTGGTAAAGTTGATTCGAAAATCAATAGAGGAAATGCTCCGTATGTATACCGAATTAGTGGCGAGAATTATCATACACTGGGAAGTCTTCTTCCTAAAGAAGGTGGTGAACCAAAGTTTGCGCAACTTTACATATACGACACAGATAATGAAGTCTGTAATCGCAAAACCGTATTTAG TAACTCAAACAAACCAGCTTCCGCAAATTCTGATTTGCTTGACACTGAACTCATAGAGTACCTTAAGGTGATTTTAGATTCAAATAATCAGCTGGTGAAAACATATAGACGTGTACGAGATCGGTTTGTTGATAATCCTCATGTTGACTTAAAATTACGGCTTAAGGCAAATAGGTCTAAAGATGGTCGTACATACAACCTACCGACGTCGTCCGAAGTTGTTGCGCTTATTGTTGGAAACATTGAGGAAGCTCTTGATAATGATGATGTAGTTGTTGAGTCAAAGAAAGATGGTCTACAACGTATTAGCGAGCTTCATCCTTCGTATCTCGCGCTTCAGTATCCATTGCTTTTCCCTTTTAGTGAAGATGGTTACCGGGTTGATATTCTTCATAGAGAAGGAAGGGCATCaacgaagaagaaagagacaAAATGTACAATGAGAGAGTATTTTGCTTACCATGTTCAAGATAGAGTGAATCATTTCTCTTTGATTCTCAATGCTCGAAGACTTTTGCAACAGTTCTTGGTTGACGTATATACGATGATTGAAAGTGAACGATTACTATTCATACGTCTGCAGCAAAAAAACCTGAGATCTGAGACATATGATAACCTTAAAAAGCTTGGACAAAATGGTAATACAGATATGTCAAACGTTGGAACACGTGTACTACTACCGTCTTCGTTTACCGGTGTATCGCGTTATATGAGGGAGAATTATTATGATGCGATGGCCATTTGTAAATGGTTTGGCTACCCTGATTTTTTCATTACGATCACGTGTAATCCTAAATGGTCGGAGATTAAAAGATTTCTGAAGGACACGAAGATTAATCACGAGGATAGACCGGACATTTTATGCCGATTGTTCAAAATTAAGCTTGACGCAATCATGAAAGACTTGAGAGAGAAATCTTTATTCGGCAATGCATCAGCAG TTGTCTATACCATAGAGTTTCAGAAACGAGGTCTACCGCATGCGCATATCTTTCTGTTCTTAAATGACGAAAGTAAGCTTCATTCGGTTGAGCATGTTGACAAGTTCATTTCTGCCGAGATACCTGACAAAAACTTAGAACCAGATCTATATACTCTTGTCAGCGAGTATATGATTCACGAACCTTGTGGTGTTGCAAAACCAAATTGTCCGTGTATGGTCGACGGTAACTGTTCGAAGAAATTTCCTAAGAAGTTCTGTGATAAGACTTCTCTAGATTCGAATGGTTATCCGGTCTATAGACGAGCCGATTCAGGTTTTTTTGTTGAGAAATCTGGTATTCAGCTTGATAACAGAAGCATGGTTCCGTATAGCAAAACCCTATTGAGACGTTATCAAGCACACATTAACGTCGAATGGTGTAACCAGGCTGCGTCCATTAAGTATTTGTTTAAATACATTAATAAAGGACCAGATAGGGCAGAATTTGGTTTTGTACCAAATGCCGATGAAGGTCAGCTTGAAGATGGAAAAGATGAAATCAAAGAATATTACGATTGTAGATATCTCTCGGCATGCGAAGCTTCATGGCGCATATTTGCATTTGATATTCATTACTGCTATCCATCCGTAATCAGGCTTCCGTTTCATCTACCTGATAAACAAAACGATGTATATGGCCCTGACGAAGAACTTGATAGTGTGCTACAAAAACCATCTGTTTCTTCTACGATGTTTTTGGGGTGGATGGAAAAGAACGAAAAAAGATCCGTTGGCGCGCACCCTTACTTACGTTGA